ACTGCTGCTCGCTACCGTGGGCCGGGACATCTTCACCGGCGAAAGCCGGTTCACGTTCGGCAGCCTGCAACTCGCCGATGGCATCGACTTCGTGCCCATTGCGATGGGCATCTTCGGCCTCGGCGAGATCCTCTACAACCTTGAGGAGCGGCACCGGGCGGCCAAGGCGCCGTCGAAGGTCACGAATGTCTGGCCCTCGCGCAACGACCTCAAGCAGGCGTCCGGAGCCATCGGCCGCGGATCGGTGCTGGGCTTCTTCCTCGGTATCCTTCCCGGCGGTGGCGCCACGATTGCTTCGATGGCCTCGTATGCCATGGAAAAGAAGCGCGCCAAGCAGCCGGAACGGTTCGGCAAGGGCGCCCCCGAGGGTGTGGCAGGGCCGGAAACCGCCAACAACGCGGCAGCGACGTCGTCGTTTATCCCGCTGCTGACGCTGGGGATCCCGGCCAACGCCACCATGGCACTGATGTTCGGTGCGCTGCTGATCCAGGGCGTTACTCCCGGTCCGCAACTCGTGGAACAAAACCCCGAGCTCTTCTGGGGCGTGGTGAACTCCATGTACATCGGCAACATCCTGCTCCTCATCATGAGCCTGCCGCTGGTGGGGATCTTCGTGAAGATCCTCCGCGTCCGGGCCGCCATCCTGGCGCCTGTCACTGCACTCATCACGCTGTTGGGCGCCTACACCATCAACAACAGCATGTTCGACGTCTCGCTCGTGGTCGTCTTCGGCATCATCGGCTACCTCATGAAAAAGTTCGGCTTCGAACCGGGTCCCCTGGTGCTGGCCTTCGTGCTCGGTGAACTGCTCGAAAGCTCAATGCGCCGCTCCCTGCTGGTCTTTGGCGGTGACCCGTCGGGCTTCTTCGGACGCCCCATTTCAGCCACCCTGCTGGTGGTTTTCGTCCTGGTGGCCGTACTGCCCGCCATCCGCGCCGCCATCGCCAAACGCAAAGGCACGGCGCCGTCCGCCGGCGCCGCTACCCAGGGCGAAGCCCACACGATCAAGGAGAAGGTATGAGCATCATCGTCGGATTCGTCCCCACCCCGGCAGGGGAGGCCGCCCTCACAGCCGGCATCGCCGAAGCGCAGCTCCGCCAGCAGGACCTGTTCATTGTGAACTCCGCCCGCCAGGGCGCCCTGGTGGATAAATCAGTGGCCACCGAGGACGTCCTGGCCCAGGCCGCCAAACGGGCCGCCGACGTCGGAGTAACGGCAACTGTCATCCAGCCGCCCTACCAGCACGATCTGGCCGACGAGTTCCTCGACGTCGCCCGGGAAGTGGACGCGTCGCTCATCGTCATCGGGTTGCGGCACCGCACCCAGGTGGGCAAGTTCATCCTGGGCAGCCACGCACAGCAGATCCTGATGCAGGCCGACCGGCCGGTCCTGGCCGTGAAGGCCGACGGCGGCCATTTCTAGGCCCGAAGGGAAGCAAGATGTACAAGCACAAACCGCTCCGCCGGGGACCGGTCCCGGTAGCCGCCCCCGTCCCCGACTGGTCCAAATTGTGCAGGGACGACCACGTGGAGGTGCGCACGGCGGGTGGTGCACTGATGTCGGGAACCATCGACATGATCGACGCTGACCGCACCGTCTTTTGGCTGATCAGGAATGATGGGGCCGGGCGGACCATGGTGTTTTCCGGCGATGACATTGCCGTCACCAAGGTTGCCCCAGCGGATGCCGGGCAGCAGCGGGAGTACGCGGCCTGACGGGCCTTCTCCCGGCGGTGCGGACAAGGCCGGTGACCCCAAGGGCCACCGGCCTGACGTATGTCCCTTACCGGACGAGTTCCTTGAGGGCGTCCAGGACGGGGAGTTGGCCCTTCACCAGCTTCAGCCGGGCCTCCTGTTCGGGGAACCAGCGGGCATCGTCAATTTCCGGGTAGTGCTGGATCCGGCCTGAGCCCTTGGGCCATTCGAGCGGGAAGGTGTTGCTTTCGATCACTTCGGGGCGGAAGTCCTGCTCCGCGGCGAAAACAGTGATGACCTTGCCTGAAGGCTGCCGGAACCTGCCGAGTTCCCGGTACTCCGCATCCGGTGCGGGCGCGCCCATCTCCTCGGCAAACTCCCGCAGGCCCGCTGCCAGGGGGTCCTCCCCTTCGCTGAATTCGCCTTTTGGAATGGACCAGGCGTGGGCGTCCTTGCGGGCCCAGAAGGGGCCGCCCATATGGGCGATCCAGACCTCCAGGGCGGCGGGATCCGGCCGCCTGTACAGCAGGATTCCGGCGCTGAGAACCGGCATCGTGACCTCCGTGGTGCGTGTGGCTTGCAGTTGGTCCCAAACCGCCGTCCAGCGTTAATCTGCAGTTAACGGCGCTGCTTTAGGTTATTCCTTCAGACACTCTGCTCGAAGGGATCCGTCATGGCCAACATTGCTGAGGTTTTGGGACGGCTTACGCCGGAAGAACGTGAAGAGCTTCGCATCCTTGGCCCGCAGGGCCACCTGCCGAAGCACCTGGTTGAGGCCCTGGACCGCGCTGCCGGGGGTTCCGGCTCGGGCCGCGGGTATTACGTGCTCACTGGAAACGTCAGCGCTACCGGCGGCCCCCTCCTGGTGCTGCGCAGCGATGTTTCCAGCTGGTTTTTCAGCTCCCACCGGGACGACCTGGATTCGTTGTCACCCCACGGCTAGCACTTGAACATAATCTGCAGCTAGCCGATCAGCAGGCTAAGGGCCTCCGTCAGGTGTTCCACTTCCCGGACGGAGAAACCGGCGGGAATGGGGCCCGGGCCGGCGTGGCTGGCGGGAACCACAGCGTGGGTGAAGCCAAGCCGGTGCGCCTCCTGTATCCGTTGGTTGATTCCCGGGACCGGGCGGACCTCACCGGCCAGGCCCACCTCGCCGAAGGCTATGAGTCGGATAGGCAACGGCTTGCGGGCCTTGGCGGATGCCACCGCAAGGGCTACAGCGAGGTCCGTGGCGGGTTCGCTGAGCTTCACGCCGCCCACCGTGGCCACGTAGGAGTCATCCTTGTGCAGCAGCGTTCCGGCGCGCTGCTGCAGGACAGCCAGCAGCATCGAGACCCGGGAACTGTCCAGGCCGCTGGTGGCCCGCCGCGGCTGCGAGTTGGGGCTTTCGGCGAGCAGCGACTGCACCTCCGCCAGCAGGGGACGCCTGCCTTCCATCGTCACCGTGATGCAGGTGCCCGAAACCGGTTCCTTGGTGCGGCTGACGAACAGGCCGCTGGGATCGGCAAGGCCTTCGATGCCGTTCTCATTCAGGTCAAAGCAGCCGACGTCGTCCGTGGGGCCGTAGCGGTTCTTGACAGCCCGCAGCAGCCGCAGCCGGGAATGGCGTTCTCCCTCGAACTGGCAGACCACGTCCACGAGGTGCTCCAGCAGCCGCGGCCCGGCGATGGAGCCGTCCTTGGTGACATGGCCCACCAGCAGCGTTGTCATGTTTCTGCGTTTTGCGGCAGCAATAATGGACGCAGCCACTTCGCGGACCTGGGAGACGCCGCCGGCGCTACCGTCAACATCGGCACTGCTGAGGGTCTGGACCGAGTCCACGATCAGCAGCCGCGGCTCGATCTTCTCCACCTGCCCCAGCGCCTGGCCCAGGTCCGTCTCCGCGGACAGGTACAGGGACTCGGCCACGGCGTCGATCCGCTCGGCGCGCAGCTTCACCTGCGCTGCCGACTCCTCGCCCGTCACGTACAGCACGTCCTGCGCCGTACGGGCGAACTTGGCCGCCACATCCAGCAGCAGCGTGGACTTGCCGACGCCGGGTTCTCCCGCGAGCAGGATGACGGCGCCAGGAACCAGGCCGCCGCCCAGCACCCGGTCCAACTCGTCCACGCCGGTGGGCAGGAAAGCTGCCGTGGTGGCGTCCACCTCCGCGATCCGGCGCGCCGGCTCCACAACTGTTGCGGCCGCCGTCGTACGCGCCACAGCGGTGCCGGTTTCCTCCACGGTGCCCCACGCCTGGCACTCGCCGCACCGGCCCACCCACTTAGCCGTGGTCCAGCCGCATTCGGCGCATTTGTAAGCGGGCGCCTTGGAGGCCCGGGAAGTCTTTGTTGCCATGCGTCCAACCCTAGCGGCGCGCGCTGACATTCCCCGGCCGCACCCTGACCTCACACGTTCGGCCAGGGCACCCTGCGCCCGTGGGCCCACCCGGCCGCACCCTGACCTCACACGTTCGGCCAGGGCACCCTGCGCCCGTGGGCCCACCCGGCCGCACCCTGACCTCACACGTTCGGCCAGGGCACCCTGCGCCCGTGGGCCCACCCGGCCGCACCCTGACCTCACACGTTCGGCCAGGGCACCCTGCGCCCGTGGGCCCACCCGGCCGCACCCTGACCTCACACGTTCGGCCAGGGCACCCTGCGCCCGTGGGCCCACCCGGCCGCACCCTGACCTCACACGTTCGGCCAGGGCACCCTGCGCCCGTGGGCCCACCCGGCCGCACCCTGACCTCACACGTTCGGCCAGGGCACCCTGCGCCCGTGGGCCCACCCGGCCGCACCCTGACCTCACACGTTCGGCCAGGGCACCCTGCGCCCGTGGGCCCACCCGGCCGCACCCTGACCTCACACGTTCGGCCAGGGCACCCTGCGCCCGTGGGCCCACCCGGCCGCACCCTGACCTCACACGTTCGGCCAGGGCACCCTGCGCCCGTGGGCCCACCCGGCCGCACCCTGACCTCACACGTTCGGCCAGGGCACCCTGCGCCCGTGGGCCCACCCGGCCGCACCCTGACCTCACACGTTCGGCCAGGGCACCCTGCGCCCGTGGGCCCACCCGGCCGCACCCTGACCTCACACGTTCGGCCAGGGCACCCTGCGCCCGTGGGCCCACCCGGCCGCACCCTGACCTCACACGTTCGGCCAGGGCACCCTGCGCCCGTGGGCCCACCCGGCCGCACCCTGACCTCACACGTTCGGCCAGGGCACCCTGCGCCCGTGGGCCCACCCGGCCGCACCCTGACCTCACACGTTCGGCCAGGGCACCCTGCGCCCGTGGGCCCACCCGGCCGCACCCTGACCTCACACGTTCGGCCAGGGCACCCTGCGCCCGTGGGCCCACCCGGCCGCACCCTGACCTCACACGTTCGGCCAGGGCACCCTGCGCCCGTGGGCCCACCCGGCCGCACCCTGACCTCACACGTTCGGCCAGGGCACCCTGCGCCCGTGGGCCCACCCGGCCGCACCCTGACCTCACACGTTCGGCCAGGGCACCCTGCGCCCGTGGGCCCACCCGGCCGCACCCTGACCTCACACGTTCGGCCAGGGCACCCTGCGCCCGTGGGCCCACCTGGCCGCACCGTGACCTCACACGTTCGGCCAGGGCACCCTGCGCCCGTGGGCCCACCCGGCCGCACCGTGACCTCACACGTTCGGCCAGGGCACCCTGCGCCCGTGGGCCCACCTGGCCGCACCGTGACCTCACACGTTCGGCCAGGTTGCAGGCAGCGGGCCTTCCGGCCCTACCTCCCTTTTGCACTCCTTCCTACACTTTCATCAGGGGCCAGCCACTGAGAGATTTGGGGTCCATGGTGCAGTTAACAAGAAGGCAGCTCCTCCAGGCCGGTGCGCTGGCGGGAGCCGGAGTGCTGGCCGGAGTCCACCCCGCGGCCGCCCGGATAGCGGCAGGTCCTTCGGGCCTGCCGGGCATGTTCACGGAACAACTTCCCACCCTGGCAGAACTGGGCGTCATTGATATGAGGGGCGGCGGCAGTACGGAGTTGTGGATGCGCAACGCCCGCCACAGTTTCCACCCCGAGCTGGGGCTGACGGACACCCTGGCCTATCAGGCCGCCGGTTCATCCCAGACGTACCTGGGCCCGGTGATTATTGCCGCGCGGGGAACCGGCTTCAACCTCACCGTGCACAATGCCATCCAAATCCACCCCCTTGCGTTTGCCATCGACACTGAACTGGTGCCGGCCGGCAGCAACGATGCGCACTATCCCAGGACATCGGTCCACCTTCATGGCGGCAATACCAGCCCGGAGTCCGATGGCGGCCCGGAACAGACCTTCCTCCCGGGTACTTCCTATACCTACCACTACGACAACAACCAGGACGCGGCCGGGTTGTGGTACCACGACCATGCCCTTGGCCTCACAAGGCTCAATGTTTACGCCGGACTGGCCGGGGGTTACCTGCTCCGGGACACGCCCGGTGGAACCGGCATAGATACCGGTGACGGCACGCACCTTCCCCCGCCGCCGTACGAAGTGCCGCTGATCATCCAGGACCGGATGTTCAACCCGGACGGTTCCTTCGCCTATCCTCCCAATGACGAACTGACCGCGCCCGACGGCACACCCCGTCCCTGGGCGCCGGAGTTCTTCGGCGACATCGCCACGGTTAACGGGAAGTGCTGGCCGAACCTTGACGTGGCACGGGGAAAATACCGCTTCCGCGTGTACAACGGCTCCAATGCCAGGTTCTATGACCTCAAGTTCGTCGTAGACGCCACGGCAATCGTCTTCCACCAGATAGGATCCGACGGCGGCCTGCTGGACCGTCCCGTCAGGCTCAACAAGCTGGTCCTCGGCCCGGGCGAGCGGGCAGACATCGTGGTCGACTTTGCCGGGCTCCCGGCCGGCTCCGCAGTGACACTGACCAACAATGCGCGCACCCCCTTCCCGAACGGGCCCGTAGCTGTCCCGCCGGGCGGGTCCCCGCTACGGCAGATCATGCGCTTCACCGTGCTGAGCCAGCAGGGCTACACCACGCCCCTGCCCGGCCACCTGCGTGCACAACCACTCACAAAGCTGGCCGACGTGGCCCCTGCAGCCACGCGGTACATGCCCCTCGTGGAGGTCCTCAACGGAGCCGGCGTCCCTATCATGGCTCTCCTCAACAACCGGACGTTCAAGAGCCCGGACATCACCAGGGTGCGGTCCGACAGCCTGGAACAATGGGAACTCATCAACACCACCGAAGACGCCCACCCGATCCATCTGCATTTCACCCAGTTCCAGGTCCTCGGCCGGCAGCGGTTCGACGTCGACGGGTACCTCGCTGCCACAGGCTACGTTGACCCTGCCACCGGCCTGGTGGCGCCGGGGCGCGGATATGCGGTGCCGGTGGGGCCGTTCCTGGCCCGCCGTCCGGCTGGCGCTCCAGCCAATGAACGGGGATGGAAGGACACCGTCGTGGCGATGCCAGGCGAGGTGACCCGGATCGTGGTCCCGTTTGGTGCCGCGGCGGCCGGGGGAGCTCCGCTGGCCATCGGCTCATCCTTCAAAGGCGAATACGTCTGGCACTGCCACATCCTTGAGCACGAGGACAACGACATGATGCAGCGGTACGTCATCGAGTAGCTGCGATGGCCCAGGCCGTACTGTGCGCTGATCTGCTTCCCGCCGGAGCGTCCCAACCAGGCCCGTTACAGCGCCGGCAGCACGTCCCGCGCCTCGCGGGCATCCATGCCGGTGGCCTCCAGCAGGTCCACCATCAGCGGCCGGAACAGCATCACTACGGTTTCGCCTTCCAGCCGCTGCACCTCCAGCAGCTTCGGGTGCAGGCGCAGGGCAATCCCGCTGAGCTCGTTGCGGGCCGTGCGCAGGTGGGCGCGGCGGACGCCGTCGTGCGTTTCCGCCAGGCCCAGCGACAACTCGTCAATGGCGGCAGCCGTCTCCTGCAGCACCTCCGCGATGTTCTCCGTCGCCTCGTCGGAGAGGGCGGCGTGGTTAATCGCGCTGGTGAGCCTGCGCGCGAAAACCCGGCTGTTCCTCAGCGCCAGGTCAATGAAATCGAGCGACTGTTCCAGCCGGTCCAGCTCGTCCCGGTGCCTGCGGTAGGCGGGTGCGAGCCTGGCCACCTCCCCGGAGGCCCGCAGGGAGTGCCGCATCCCGTCCACCAGTGGCTGGCAGTTGCGGCCACGGACCAGCGCGTGCCAGGCCCTGGTTGAATCGCTGTCCGCCAGCGCCTCCGCACATTCACGCAGCACCTCCGCCAGCTCATGGAGGAGTTTCCGGACGTCCTTGCGGGGCTCGCGGCGCGGGTCCTTGGGAGCCAGGACTGTGACCAGCAGGGCGAACAGGCCGCCCACCACGGCGTCGATGCTCCGCGTGAACGGCCCGCCAGCCGGCGCCGGCAGCAAAACCACCAGCAGCGACTGCAGGGCCAACTGGGTGGTGAAGATGTTTCCGCTGTCCAGGAACCGGGCGAGCAGGATGGAAAACAACAGGACGACGGCGGCCTGCCAGATCCCTGCGCCCAGCCAGTGCAGCAGCAGGTCGCCCACCGCGATGCCGATGGTGCACCCAAGCCCCACCTCCAGGACCCGCCGCAGCCGCGGCTCCCGTGAGAAGCCAAGGGCAATCAGGGACGAGGTGGCAGCGAAAAGGGGATCTGCGTGGCCCAGCACGAACTCGGCGAAAGCATAGGCGCCCACGGCGCAGACCGTCATCTGGATGGCGGGAACCAGGGAGTTGCGGCTCCGGATCAGGCCTGTGCGGACGCGGCCGCGCAGGAACCGCCTGCTTGCTGAAAGTCCTGCTGCGGGAGCCATGCCGTCCAGTCTATTTGCTGCCTCGTCGGTTTATTTTGCAGCCGGCGCACTATGGGCAGAGATGTGATCTGCGCAATGGGAACCCTGCACTTGTCGGCCAATATCCCGCCGTCGTTAATCCTCCGTTCACTTTGGACCGCCTGTCCCGTTACCTGCGGCCCCTAACTTCGATGAAGGTACACAAGTACGCATCGCGCTGCAGGGTTCTCCGTCCCTGCTCCGCACTGAATATCCCTGGAAGGGGTACACCTAGTGAAGGCACTCCGCTTCGGCCGCCACGCGGCCATCGCTGTTATCGCAGCCGGCGCTCTCGCGCTTACCTCCTGCGGTTCAGACAACGTCACTGGCAGCGGTCCCGGCGGCGGAGGCCAGGCCGCCGGCGGCTCGAAGATCACCGGCACGCTGACGGGCATCGGTTCCTCCGCCCAGGGTGCGGCGATGGACGCGTGGAAAACTGAGTTTGCGGCCGCCAACCAGGGTGCCATTGTGCAGTATTCACCGGATGGCTCCGGTGCAGGCCGCAAGGCGCTCTTGGATGGTTCGGCCCAGTTCGGCGGTTCCGACGCCTACTTGAAGGACGAGGAATACGCCCAGTCCCAGACGACCTGCGGGCCGGATGGCGCCCTCAACATCCCGGTCTACATTTCTCCGATTGCGATCGCCTTCAACCTCCCGGGAATCACCGGGCTGAAGCTGGACGCGGCAACCGTGGCGAAAATCTTCCGCGGCGAGATCGCCACCTGGAATGATCCCGCCATCGCTGCCCTGAACGAAGGCGTCAGCCTGCCGGATCTCAAGGTCACCCCGGTGAACCGCTCCGATGACTCCGGCACCACCACCAACTTCACGGACTACCTGGCATCGGCCGCTCCCGAGGTCTGGACGGACAAGGCCTCAGGAGTCTGGCCGGCAAGCCTCCAGGGCGAGAATGCCAAGGGCACCTCCGGCGTGGTCAAGACCGTCACCGACACCCCCGGCGCCGTCACCTATGCTGACGATTCCGCCGTCAGCGGCAAGCTGGGCGTTGCGCAGATCAAGGTGGGGGACGCCTTCACCGAGATCTCCGCCGAAGCCGCAGCCAAGGCTGTTGACGCAGGGACCCCGGTCGAAGGCCGTCCCGCCAACGACCTCTCCATTAAGCTGGACCGCAAGACCACCATCGAAGGCGCCTACCCGATCGTCCTCGTCTCCTTCCACATTGTTTGCTCCACCTACGACAGCCAGGAGACCGTTGACCTGGTCAAGGCCTTCGAGAACTACGTAGTGTCCGAGGAAGGCCAGCAGGCAGCCGCGGATTCCGCCAAGTCCGCCCCGCTCTCCTCCGAGCTGGCCGGGAAGGCTGCCAAGGCCGTCGAGTCCATCAAGGTCAAGTCCTAATCACTGCACCAAAACCGGATTCCCCGCCTGCCGAGAGGCAGCGCGGGGAACTTGGCTTTGAAAGCCGCTCTTGTCCAGACCCAGTAACCAACCGAAGGGCCGTCGAATGACCGCCACCCCCCTGACCAGCACCCAGGGCGCCGGCCGCACCGGCGACAAAATCTTCTCCGGTGCCGCGCTGGCCGCCGGCTGCCTCATCCTCGCCGTCCTGTTCGGCGTTGCGCTCTTCCTGGTGGTCCAGGCCATCCCGGCACTGACCGCTCCGGCCGCCGAGATCCAGGGTGGTAAAGGCTTCTTCGCCTACATCTGGCCCATTGTGATCGGCACGCTCATCGCCGCCGTGATCGCCCTGGTGATCGCCACGCCCATCGCCATCGGCGTCGCGCTGTTCATTTCGCACTTCGCCCCCCGCGGCCTGGCCTCGGGCCTGGGCTACGTGGTGGACCTGCTCGCGGCCATCCCGTCCGTGATCTACGGCGCCTGGGGTGCTGCATTCCTGGCCAAGGAAATTTCCCCGGCCTACAACTGGCTGGCCGCGAACATGGGCTGGCTGCCCATCTTCCAGGGCCCGGCGTCGGCAACCGGCAAAACGATCCTGACCGCCGGCATTGTCCTGGCCGTCATGGTGCTGCCCATCATCACCTCCCTGTCCCGCGAGATCTTCCTGCAGACCCCCAAACTGCACGAAGAAGCCGCCCTGGCGCTCGGGGCCACCCGCTGGGAAATGATCAAGATGTCGGTCCTGCCCTTCGCCCGGCCGGGAATCATCAGCGCCGTCATGCTGGGCCTGGGCCGTGCCCTTGGCGAGACCATGGCCGTGGCCCTGGTGCTCTCCTCCGGCGCGCTGACCGCCAGCCTGATCCAGTCCGGCAACCAGACCATCGCCGCGGAAATTGCCCTGAACTTCCCCGAGGCAAGCGGGCTCAAGGTCAGCACCCTGATCGCCGCCGGCCTGGTCCTGTTCGTCATCACCCTGGCCGTGAACATGATCGCGCGCTGGATCATCACCCGGCACAAAGAATTCTCGGGAGCCAACTAAATGACCTCCACGCTTACCCCCGTGCGCAGCAAGCGCTCGGCGCTCACCAAGGGCCAGTTGCCCAAATATGCGCCGTATGCGGTCCTTGCGGCCGCATTGATCGTCGGCGCCGCCATCCTGGCGCTTATCGGCTTTAATGCCTTCGGCTGGGGCCTCGTTTCCGCCTTGCTCTTTGCCATCGGGCTGGTGTCCTGGAGCGCCGCCGTGGAAGGTTCCCGCAAGGCCAAGGACAAACTGGCCACCTGCCTGGTGGTGGGATCCTTCCTGGTCGCACTGCTTCCGCTGTTTTCGGTGATCTGGACCGTACTGGTGAACGGCGTGCCTGGACTCCTCACCCCCGGCTTCCTCACGTATTCCATGAACGGCGTCACCGGCGTTTACGACAACCGGGCAGTGGAGGAGGGTGCGCCTGTCCTGGGCGGCATCTACCACGCGCTGCTGGGCACCCTGGAGATCACCCTGCTGGCCACTGTCATATCGGTGCCGGTGGGCCTGCTGACCGCGATTTACCTGGTGGAGTACGGCAACGACGGACGCCTGGCCAGGGCCATCACCTTCTTCGTGGACGTGATGACCGGCATCCCCTCCATCGTGGCCGGCCTCTTCGCCGCGGCCTTCTTCTTCGCGGTGGTAGGCCCGGGCACCAAGACCGGCGCCGTTGCCGCCGTCGCGCTTTCGGTCCTGATGATCCCGGTGGTGGTGCGCTCCAGCGAGGAAATGCTGAAGATTGTTCCCAACGAACTGCGGGAGGCGGCCTACGCCCTGGGCGTCCGCAAGTGGCGGACCATCATCAAGGTGGTCATCCCGACGGCGATCTCCGGCATCGCTTCCGGTGTCACCCTGGCCATCGCGAGGGTCATCGGCGAGACGGCCCCCATCCTGGTCACCGCAGGCTTTGCCACCAGTATCAACTCGAATGTCTTCGGCGGCTGGATGGCGTCACTGCCCACGTTCATCTACACCCAGATCCTGAACCCCACCTCGCCGGCCAACCCGGACCCGTCCTCGCAGCGGGCCTGGGGTGCTGCCCTGGTGCTGATCATCCTGGTGATGATCCTCAACCTCGGGGCCCGGCTGATCGCCCGCGTCTTCGCCCCCAAAGCCGGCCGCTGACCGCCGCTTCCGGCCACAGCACTACCGGCCCTTCCCGCCGGAACCTAGACTTCAATTCATACCCAGTTAGTGAAGGAACACCATGTCTAAGCGCATCGACGTCAAGGACCTGAACGTGTACTACGGCGATTTCCTCGCCGTGGAGGACGTCACCATCAACATCGAAGCCAAGTCCGTCACAGCGTTCATCGGGCCGTCCGGTTGCGGCAAGTCCACGTTCCTTCGGACCCTGAACCGCATGCACGAGGTACTTCCCGGGGCCCGCGTCGAGGGCGAGGTCCTGCTCGACGGCGACAACCTGTACGGCCCCGGCGTGGACCCGGTCACCGTCCGCTCGCAGATCGGCATGGTGTTCCAGCGACCCAACCCGTTCCCCACCATGTCCATCCGGGACAACGTGCTGGCCGGCGTCAAGCTGAACAACAAGAAGATCTCCAAGGGCGAGGCCGACGTTCTTGTGGAGCGCTCGCTCAAGGGCGCCAACCTGTGG
This genomic interval from Arthrobacter sp. SLBN-100 contains the following:
- the pstA gene encoding phosphate ABC transporter permease PstA; this translates as MTSTLTPVRSKRSALTKGQLPKYAPYAVLAAALIVGAAILALIGFNAFGWGLVSALLFAIGLVSWSAAVEGSRKAKDKLATCLVVGSFLVALLPLFSVIWTVLVNGVPGLLTPGFLTYSMNGVTGVYDNRAVEEGAPVLGGIYHALLGTLEITLLATVISVPVGLLTAIYLVEYGNDGRLARAITFFVDVMTGIPSIVAGLFAAAFFFAVVGPGTKTGAVAAVALSVLMIPVVVRSSEEMLKIVPNELREAAYALGVRKWRTIIKVVIPTAISGIASGVTLAIARVIGETAPILVTAGFATSINSNVFGGWMASLPTFIYTQILNPTSPANPDPSSQRAWGAALVLIILVMILNLGARLIARVFAPKAGR
- the pstB gene encoding phosphate ABC transporter ATP-binding protein PstB — its product is MSKRIDVKDLNVYYGDFLAVEDVTINIEAKSVTAFIGPSGCGKSTFLRTLNRMHEVLPGARVEGEVLLDGDNLYGPGVDPVTVRSQIGMVFQRPNPFPTMSIRDNVLAGVKLNNKKISKGEADVLVERSLKGANLWNEVKDRLDKPGSGLSGGQQQRLCIARAIAVEPQVILMDEPCSALDPISTLAIEDLINDLKDQYTVVIVTHNMQQAARVSDRTAFFNIAGTGKPGKLIEIGDTHTIFSNPTQKATEDYVSGRFG